In Chanodichthys erythropterus isolate Z2021 chromosome 9, ASM2448905v1, whole genome shotgun sequence, a genomic segment contains:
- the pola2 gene encoding DNA polymerase alpha subunit B — MASVTAEDIKSELDTFNIAFNDDTVDKLLQQCVCHRLKGDDIVCEWFAFSASKDQLPLTLENLDQFEHEILNKKKKSKGSSKGSQFNKTRDINSIQELIRAEEEEENLLDAYSTPAKGSQKRALTTPEHPQSKRGVARLASPSLMLSPASFSPSATPSQKYGMRGGRGEVVSSFGMVQGPRWTGKGQTSVRVEMLEGGENSLISNYKYMFQRLRDVRDVLTEKIEELGEELRSHFNIEEFSPVSLPVQDSITVLGQVCCDSNGKLNAQSVLLEAGQEQGGRQVPVDLSELKEFSLFPGQVVVMEGMNPSGEKFVATKLYEGIPLPFYCPSEVKQEMDEVSEPVMVMMACGPYTPSESMTYDPLIDLITIINKDRPDVCILFGPFVDSKHEQIEKNQVTETFESIFKRCVDSIVEGTKGSGCRLVFVPSQRDVHHHYIYPQPPFNLTNLSKDDTARVTLASDPCTLLIGNVTFGLTSTDIVFHMGAEEISSGTGTERFSRIMKHMLTQRSYYPLYPPAEEVNMDYEKFQQFSQMNLTPDVLIVPSELRYFIKDVIGCVCVNPGRLTKGQVGGTYGRLLIQPNPVLVDGKRVSPCIAGQVVKI, encoded by the exons ATGGCATCAGTCACTGCAGAGGACATCAAGTCTGAGCTGGACACTTTCAACATAGCCTTCAACGATGACACTGTGGACAAAC TGTTGCAGCAGTGTGTGTGTCACAGGCTGAAGGGGGATGATATTGTATGCGAGTGGTTTGCTTTCAGCGCCTCTAAAGACCAGCTGCCGCTCACTCTTGAGAACCTGGACCAGTTTGAACATGAA ATACTGAACAAGAAGAAAAAGTCAAAAGGCTCATCGAAGGGAAGCCAGTTTAACAAGACTAGAGACATCAACTCTATCCAGGAACT AATCCGAgcagaagaggaagaggagaactTGTTGGATGCTTATTCAACACCGGCCAAG GGCTCTCAGAAGCGAGCGTTGACCACCCCAGAACATCCTCAATCCAAGAGAGGTGTGGCCCGACTCGCTAGTCCCAGTCTAATGCTGTCACCTGCCAGCTTCTCACCAAG TGCAACACCTTCTCAAAAATATGGCATGCGTGGGGGACGAGGAGAGGTGGTTTCGTCTTTTGGGATGGTGCAGGGTCCACGCTGGACGGGTAAAGGACAGACCAGTGTGAGGGTGGAGATGCTGGAAGGAGGAGAGAATTCACTCATCAGCAACTACAAATATATGTTCCAGAGACTGAGAGACGTGCGGGACG TTCTGACAGAAAAGATTGAAGAGCTCGGAGAGGAATTGCGGAGTCATTTTAACATAGAGGAATTCTCTCCAGTTTCACTACCTGTTCAG GATAGCATCACAGTACTGGGGCAGGTGTGTTGTGACAGTAACGGGAAGCTCAATGCCCAGTCTGTGCTGCTGGAGGCTGGACAGGAACAGGGAGGCAGACAGGTGCCTGTGGATCTGTCCGAGCTCAAAGAGTTTTCACTCTTCCCTGGACAG gttGTTGTCATGGAAGGTATGAATCCCTCTGGGGAGAAGTTTGTAGCTACCAAACTGTATGAG GGCATTCCGCTGCCTTTTTACTGCCCGTCTGAAGTGAAACAGGAAATGGATGAAG TGTCTGAGCCTGTAATGGTCATGATGGCTTGTGGAccgtacaccccctctgaaagtATGACCTATGACCCTCTGATTGACCTCATAACTATCATCAATAAAGATCGTCCTGATGTATGCATTCTG TTTGGGCCATTTGTTGATTCCAAACATGAGCAGATTGAG AAAAACCAGGTAACGGAAACATTTGAATCCATCTTCAAGAGATGTGTGGACAGCATAGTGGAAGGAACcaaagg GTCGGGATGCAGGTTGGTGTTTGTGCCGTCTCAGAGGGATGTCCATCATCATTACATTTATCCTCAGCCACCCTTCAACCTGACCAACCTCAGCAAAGATGATACAGCG AGAGTGACCTTAGCGAGTGACCCCTGCACGCTCCTCATTGGTAATGTGACTTTTGGCCTGACATCTACAGACATTGTGTTTCATATGGGAGCTGAAGAGATCAGCAG TGGCACTGGCACAGAACGTTTCTCAAGGATCATGAAGCACATGTTGACCCAGAGGAG CTACTATCCTCTCTATCCTCCTGCGGAGGAAGTTAACATGGATTATGAGAAGTTTCAACAATTCAGCCAAATGAACCTCACACCTGATGTTCTCATCGTTCCTTCTGAACTTCGGTATTTTATCAAG GATGTGATTGGCTGTGTATGTGTCAATCCTGGCCGTCTCACTAAAGGACAGGTGGGCGGGACTTACGGACGGTTACTCATTCAGCCGAACCCTGTGCTGGTGGATGGGAAGAGAGTGAGCCCATGTATAGCAGGACAGGTGGTGAAAATATGA
- the dimt1l gene encoding probable dimethyladenosine transferase produces MPKVKAEKKSRKHQEVKSQGIMFNTGIGQHILKNPLVVNAIIAKAALRPTDVVLEVGPGTGNMTVKLLEKAKKVVACELDTRLVAELQKRVQCTPMQNKLQILIGDVLKAELPFFDLCVANLPYQISSPFVFKLLLHRPFFRCAVLMFQREFAMRLVAKPGDKLYCRLSINTQLLARVDHLMKVGKNNFRPPPKVESSVVRIEPKNPPPPVNFQEWDGLVRIAFVRKNKTLSAAFKSAAVEQLLEKNYRIHCSVHNIELQQDFNIAQKIDSILQESKFSEKRARSMDIDDFMVLLHAFNSAGIHFS; encoded by the exons ATGCCGAAGGTTAAAGCCGAGAAAAAATCTCGAAAACATCAGGAGGTGAAGAGTCAAG GAATTATGTTCAATACTGGTATTGGTCAGCATATTTTGAAAAACCCTTTGGTTGTCAACGCCATCATAGCGAAG GCAGCACTACGACCAACAGATGTGGTTTTGGAAGTAGGTCCTGGAACTGGCAACATGACCGTCAAACTCCTGGAGAAAGCCAAGAAA GTTGTTGCATGCGAGTTGGACACCAGGCTTGTTGCTGAGCTTCAGAAAAGAGTCCAGTGCAC TCCAATGCAGAACAAGCTTCAGATCCTCATAGGGGATGTCCTAAAGGCGGAGCTCCCCTTTTTTGACTTGTGCGTGGCTAACTTGCCTTATCAG ATATCATCGCCTTTCGTGTTCAAACTGTTACTTCACAGGCCATTTTTTAG GTGTGCCGTGCTGATGTTTCAGAGGGAATTTGCCATGCGCTTAGTGGCTAAACCAGGAGACAAGCTATACTGCAGATTGTCCATCAACACACAGCTCCTAGCCCGGGTGGATCATCTCATGAAG GTAGGAAAAAACAACTTCAGACCACCTCCAAAAGTAGAGTCCAGCGTGGTGAGGATAGAGCCCAAAAATCCTCCGCCGCCTGTCAACTTCCAG GAATGGGATGGTCTTGTCAGAATTGCATTCGTCCGAAAGAACAAAACGCTCAGTGCTGCCTTCAA GTCAGCTGCAGTTGAGCAATTATTGGAAAAGAACTACAGAATTCACTGTTCTGTGCACAACATA GAATTACAACAGGACTTCAACATTGCTCAGAAAATTGATAGCATCCTTCAAGAGTCAAAGTTTAGTGAAAAGAGGGCACGCTCCATGGATATAGATGATTTCATGGT GCTTCTTCATGCATTCAACTCTGCCGGGATACACTTCTCCTAG